In Streptomyces sp. SID8374, one genomic interval encodes:
- the secG gene encoding preprotein translocase subunit SecG: protein MVMAFQIALIVFSLLLMLLVLMHKGKGGGLSDMFGGGMQSSVGGSSVAERNLDRITVVVGLVWFACVVVLGLLVKLGD from the coding sequence GTGGTTATGGCGTTCCAGATCGCTCTGATCGTCTTCAGCCTGCTGCTGATGCTGCTGGTGCTCATGCACAAGGGCAAGGGCGGCGGCCTCTCCGACATGTTCGGTGGCGGAATGCAGTCCTCCGTCGGCGGCTCCTCCGTGGCCGAACGTAACCTCGACCGCATCACCGTCGTGGTCGGTCTGGTCTGGTTCGCGTGTGTCGTCGTCCTCGGCCTGCTGGTCAAGCTGGGTGACTGA
- a CDS encoding RNA polymerase-binding protein RbpA, which produces MASGNAIRGSRVGAGPMGEAERGESAPRLRISFWCSNGHETQPSFAHDAQVPDTWDCPRCGFPAGQDKDSPPDPPRTEPYKTHLAYVRERRSDEDGEAILAEALAKLRGEI; this is translated from the coding sequence GTGGCAAGTGGCAACGCGATCCGGGGAAGCCGGGTCGGAGCGGGGCCGATGGGTGAGGCCGAGCGGGGCGAGTCCGCGCCGCGCCTCCGCATCTCCTTCTGGTGCTCGAACGGGCACGAGACGCAGCCGAGCTTCGCCCATGACGCGCAGGTGCCGGACACCTGGGACTGCCCGCGCTGCGGCTTCCCGGCCGGCCAGGACAAGGACAGCCCCCCGGACCCGCCCCGCACCGAGCCGTACAAGACGCACCTCGCGTACGTACGCGAGCGGCGCAGCGACGAGGACGGCGAGGCCATCCTCGCCGAGGCCCTGGCCAAGCTCCGCGGCGAGATCTAG